The Jaculus jaculus isolate mJacJac1 chromosome 1, mJacJac1.mat.Y.cur, whole genome shotgun sequence nucleotide sequence GAATAACCTGTAAGGAGCTTCAAGGGAAGGTCAAGTTGGTCTCCCATTTAAGCATTGGAATGTCATAAAATAGTTTCCATTGCAAGCTGGAGTTCCCAGTACCATTTTTATGCTGTGTGGCCTTTGTGCAAACTAAATGATTGACTAACTCTCTCAGGATTATTGGGCCCACAATTCTCTCAGACCATTCTTTACAAATATAGCTTTGGGAAAAGAAcaacaaattaaataataattgcCTCCAAAAGTCTACTACACAAAGTTAGGACCTGAATTCTAGGCAACAGGCATTCTGAAAAGGCCTAGCACTTACTGAgacatatccccagcccttatgTCTTCATTAGATCTAGACACAACTATCACAGAACTATGCGaaggagttcatctgcactgttGAGGTATCTACCTATTTGATCCAGctaccttcttttaaaaatcatataaaatattCTTCCTTATAAAATGGCCATTGAAAGAAGGGAGTCTCCTATCTTTCAAGATATTTATTGTTAATAaagtccttccctcccttcttcccttctttctcccttccttcccttcttcccttccttctttccttccttcctgactttttttttcttcatcactGTTACAGTGTCTTTCCATTCATTGACTTCATTAGGCATCAACAAACTGAAACTTCTGGGGTTACATTAGGAGTTTCCTTTGCTTGAATATAATAAACCTGGACTTAGCATGGATACATTTGAAGAGGGGATACAGGTGTCAAGCAAATAACCTAACAGCTTATTCCCAACACCAGTTTCACTACATAAATACCAGCTCTCATGGATCAAGGTGACATGTCCTATTGACCTAGGAGTGAGTAGCTTTGCTCTCTGTGAGCTCAGCTGGAAGGGATTCTTATCCAGGAAGCAGCAAAGAATTTCCATTATTGAGCCTTGAGACAATCCACAAGGTTGGTTGAGGAATGTATGCATCAAGCTTTATTTTATTGGAATTAGAATTTCAGCAAAGACAGAAACAGAAGGCAGGCTTAATCACAGACAAGAACAGCACCCTACTGGGAAAGGGTGGGAGCAAGAGAGGGGTGACTCTACTGAGGATTGAATTAGGGAGGTTTAAGTGTCTTGGGGTTGACACTACCTATAACTGAAAGTGCCCTAACTTGGTTGATGGTCTAATTGAGAACTTTTCAATAGTATCGGAGTTCCTTCGTGTTGAAGAAGGAAGAGGGCAGGCTGATCCCTGAAGCAGTCATTAGTAACTACCAACCTCAGTGTTTCTGACTGGGCTTTCATAGCTATGCAAAGTTAACCATACAGTTCCCAAAGCAGAAGACTTCTCCCTCACTGTAGAAATGAGTAACTCCCCCATATATTGGTGGCAGCAATTATATGCATGTTGTAACTTTGTCTCCTCCAGTCCTCCTAGTATTACATAAGCTGTTTATGCAGTTTAACATCTTCATACAGACATGGAAGGGATATCTTTTTGAAAGTCATCAACAAAATACACTGAAACAGTTGGTGATTTAGCAAATTTTACTGAATATTTGTTGGTttggtgagaaggaaaatatatcACATTAACATCCAATAAGTCAACAAAACTGATGAAGCTAAATATGTAATTTTCAGTTTACACATCTCAGATAGGTTTTACTTATGTTTCATTCCATAATGAACAATAAGTCTTCTTAGCTTTGAAGGAATGCCCAGCAGTGAGGGTGGACCATGGTATTCtacactttctttttctaaacactattttatttatgtatttatgtatttatttatttatatttataagagagagagagaatgagaatgggcataccagggccttcagccactgcaaacgaactccagatgcaagtgcccccttgtgcatctggcttatgtgggtcctagggaatcgaacctgggtcctttggcttggcaggcaagtgccttaaccactaagccatccctccagcccaactttcttcttctgtttttagggaaagagagagagagagaaaattggaataccagggcctcagccactgaaatcaaattccagatgcttgcgcaacttgggcatgtgtgaccttgcacttgactcccttttgtgcgtctggctaatgtgggatctggacagttgaacatgggtccttgagcttcacaggcaagctccttaagtgctaagccatctctctaaccctacaCTCTCTTTTAACCAACCCCCTTACTAATTTTTATCAAACAGGCAGGATGGACTACTATGTCCAAGACCCTGGAAGAGTGCAGATGGAAGCTGTTCATTGCAAAGGCATAGTCATAAGGAAAATGGTTCTGGTTAATCCAGCACCAGACAGGTGACCTCAACAACAGGGATTATCTATGAAGGGAAGTGTGGTGGAAGAATGGAAGAACCTTCCAGGCACAGGATGGAAGGGATGAGAGGGACTGGTAGGTAAGGGAAACTGTAGTTCCATAACTATTTATAACATAAGCAAGTCACACATTTGAGGAACTTAGAGAAGCTGGTTGGAATATTTAGTCATGAGTAATCAACTCAGCAAGGGTGACCTGTAGACCTTTCAGAACATAGGGTTCAGTTTACCAGTGAGCCTCAGAGCCTTCTCatagcacagcagggcctccttcACTTCCCCTTTCAGTTTGTGGACAAAACCTAGGAGGCTGATGCTTTCCACATTTTCTTCCTGATGAACACGCCTTGTAGCCAGTTTCTCCAAAGCATTGAGAAGTTTCTTCCCGGCAAATGACCTTTCTTCTACCTTTAGACCTTTCAAAAAGTGAGTGATTGCTTTATCTTCTGATTTCAACTGATATTGCTGGAAACAGCCATAGCGGTAATGAATCTCTTGCTGTATGTGATCAGCAAGGTTCTTCAAGTTAAATATTTTCTGGAAAGTTTCCTCTGCTTCCTTGTATTGGCCAAGTTCTGCGTGCATTTCAGCCAGGCAAACATAGGCCATATCCAATGTGGGCTTTAATGTTAAAGCCTTTTGAAATTCACACCTAGCTCGTTGTGCCCATTTCTCTATTTCATACTGCTTTCTGGGATTCTTGTTAGTGGCTTTCTTTACTTGGATCAGTTTTGCCCTATAGCAAAGTCCTCTTTGGTAATGCAAGTAGCCAGAGGAGGGTGTTGCTTGTGAGGCCTTTTCTAGGCAATGGAGAGCTTCATCTAGGCAACCTTTCCTTCGATAAAATTTGGCTGCATAGCGAAAGACATAGGCCTGGCAGGATGTGCTGCTCAGAGCTTCTTCAAGGTACTTTGTTCCTTCTGATTCCTGGTGTACATCCTGCAGCTTCAGAGCCAGGAGAGCTTTGATGTATGAATCATCTGGACTTAGTCTGACAGCCTGCCTTAGAGGTTCTAGAGAAATAACATTGTCATCATCATAATCTTGGCGATAGGCAGTGATAGCATAGCCAGTCCAGCACTGAGGGCATTCAGGCTTCACCTCCAGAGCCTTTGCAAAGCAGGCCATTGCTTGCTTATAATTCTGCCCTCCACACTTCAGCAAGGCCCATCCTTCCTCACAGTCCATCTCAGGACACTCTACCCTATAGCGAAAGGGACTTTCAAGCTTCTTGCAGGTGTCTTCTACCTtgtccaggtaggcctgggcttCTGTCAGACTGCCCATGTGGTAATGTACCCAGGCATAGTTGCCCCAGGTCACCAGGCTTAATGTGTCCCGCCAGTCGGCAGGCTCTCTCTGGATCAGGTCTTCAGCATCTTTCAAGCTCTGCAGGGCTTGCTCGTGCTGGCCATTCAGATCTTTCACATAGGCCAGGAGATTATGTACCCCCACATTGTGTTTGACATCCAGGAACTCAATCTGCTCCAAGATCCTGTTTTCTAAATCAGGTTTGTCAGTGTCTTCAAATTTCAGCTCCCATGTAAAGGGACATCTCAGCTGGGCCAGACTTTCCTGGATCTGATGAACATCCGCAATCTCACTGTTAAATAAAAGCAGATTTTGTTATGTGAGAAATCGTCAGAAAGACAATATGCATGTTAGTCCTTGAAAAAAGTCTAATATTTACCTAGATATTTGTCACTCTTTAGATTTGTAAGACCTTATTGGACAGTGAATATATTTAGTTGTGCACAAATGATGATTCAACATGTTTTAGGCAGGTAAGCATTCTGTGCTTCTGAGTACTTTTTATAAATtaggaataacattaaccagaCTTTGGTTTAGcaggaatttgtgtgtgtgtgtgtgtgtgtgtgtgtgtgtgtgtgtgtgtgtgtgtgtgaagggcttGCCCTGTATGATAAACCCCATAGGAGATTCCTGCTATATTATTAGAATTGGAaaccagagagaaaagcaaaactgcagtgtggcagttaccttctcattcctgAGACAAACactagaccagaagcagcttatgataGGAAAGAGTTTACTTCAGTCTTCCTGATACAAGTGGAGGCATCATCATTGCTGAGGAAGCTGATTCCATTCTCTGCAGTAGAGACAGCAGACAACAGGCGGTGAGCTTgatcagccagagctcaaactggcatTCCAAGATCTACTCCCAGTGACATGCTTCCTGCAAGAGAGCTCCACCCGCTAAAGTAGCAAGTTTAATTTTATCAAAATACCTAAGGCTATATTAAATATATCTTGGCTTTCAAACCACCAATTTCACTCCtagccccatagactcatgataaTCTCACAATACAAATTGTACTTAGTCTACCTTCAAAGGTACCCACAGTCTTTACCATatttaacattgttcaaaagtccaaagtttcaTCTGAGAGTCAAGACTGTCTTTTAACTGTGAGTGTTGTAAAATCAAAACCCATGTTACATGcctccaacacataatggcacacagTAACCACTTCCATTGCAAAAATGCATAATAAGGAGACACTGGATTAATGCAAAATCAGTAACCAGCTGGTAAACCTCAAACACCTGCACActaacatccataaccagtgacaaattCTCATGATTTTCAATTccttccctccagctgggctgggcagcccagggaaaactccatgcccagccagcaactctctttggcagccatacCACAGTCCTAGTACATCCAAGTCATCTTTGAGCCTACAttgcaaaccacagttcatcttaATAGCCACATACATGCCTTACTTGGTCTCCACAGAGGGATTTCAACTCTGTTTCCCAGTGCCTCATCTCAGCAGTAGTTGGAACATATATTATCTCCATATAATGTTGCCTTACTCTTCCCCCACACCAGCATTTCAACAACCCTGCTACgcatgccacatctcagtggcTCCTGTTCACCTTCATACAGTGGCCTTACTGGTACTCCACACAGAGACTTTAaccctatttctcttttttcaggAGCCAtttccacaaaaacaaacaaaattcagtgTTTAGGGCACAAATGAACCGGGACACCACTCCATGGGACACTTCAAGGCCCTGTTTACATGCCAAGATCCCTCTAGTAACATTGCCACATCCGAACCTGATACTTGGAAAACTGTATTTCTGGGTCCCCGAGCACTCAAGCcagttctctcattttcttttatgtgAGAGCTATGTATTTTGCATCAACACCTTTAAGCCTGCTAATGCATGGATAACTGCCGAATACCTTCTTTCAAATTCATAATATTAGTATCTGCATTGTTAATTTCTTTTGGGAATTACTATAATAACTTACGTAACACTTTTCCAACTGTGAATGGCACATAGtattcaaacagaaaatcaatgattaaaaaaaaaaacaactgctaTGATTAGGAGTTACCAAGATTCATTAGAAATCACAGAAAAATCCCCATAATAGACCTTTATGTGAGCAATATGTGATGCTGTCCTGCAGAGAACCCCAGCTCAGACCATGGAAAGAAAGATCAAGGATCAGGAGGCAGCCAGGCTTGCCCAGGAAGAGGCAGTCTGTTCACCTCTAACCTTGTCAGCCCTCCATGGAAGCACTACACCTACAAAGTGACCCCCGAAGTTTACAGAGGTTCACTATGAGCTGGTTCCCCAACTTC carries:
- the Ifit1b gene encoding interferon-induced protein with tetratricopeptide repeats 1B isoform X1 → MRSEIADVHQIQESLAQLRCPFTWELKFEDTDKPDLENRILEQIEFLDVKHNVGVHNLLAYVKDLNGQHEQALQSLKDAEDLIQREPADWRDTLSLVTWGNYAWVHYHMGSLTEAQAYLDKVEDTCKKLESPFRYRVECPEMDCEEGWALLKCGGQNYKQAMACFAKALEVKPECPQCWTGYAITAYRQDYDDDNVISLEPLRQAVRLSPDDSYIKALLALKLQDVHQESEGTKYLEEALSSTSCQAYVFRYAAKFYRRKGCLDEALHCLEKASQATPSSGYLHYQRGLCYRAKLIQVKKATNKNPRKQYEIEKWAQRARCEFQKALTLKPTLDMAYVCLAEMHAELGQYKEAEETFQKIFNLKNLADHIQQEIHYRYGCFQQYQLKSEDKAITHFLKGLKVEERSFAGKKLLNALEKLATRRVHQEENVESISLLGFVHKLKGEVKEALLCYEKALRLTGKLNPMF
- the Ifit1b gene encoding interferon-induced protein with tetratricopeptide repeats 1B isoform X2; the encoded protein is MGEIADVHQIQESLAQLRCPFTWELKFEDTDKPDLENRILEQIEFLDVKHNVGVHNLLAYVKDLNGQHEQALQSLKDAEDLIQREPADWRDTLSLVTWGNYAWVHYHMGSLTEAQAYLDKVEDTCKKLESPFRYRVECPEMDCEEGWALLKCGGQNYKQAMACFAKALEVKPECPQCWTGYAITAYRQDYDDDNVISLEPLRQAVRLSPDDSYIKALLALKLQDVHQESEGTKYLEEALSSTSCQAYVFRYAAKFYRRKGCLDEALHCLEKASQATPSSGYLHYQRGLCYRAKLIQVKKATNKNPRKQYEIEKWAQRARCEFQKALTLKPTLDMAYVCLAEMHAELGQYKEAEETFQKIFNLKNLADHIQQEIHYRYGCFQQYQLKSEDKAITHFLKGLKVEERSFAGKKLLNALEKLATRRVHQEENVESISLLGFVHKLKGEVKEALLCYEKALRLTGKLNPMF